The Lolium rigidum isolate FL_2022 chromosome 2, APGP_CSIRO_Lrig_0.1, whole genome shotgun sequence genomic interval GGAACTTTGTTTGCTGTGTTACCGTTCAACGTGCTAGCTGACTCAGTTCCTTGCTTTTCCAGGCCCAGGGTTTTAAGCCCCAAGTCAGCATGTCCCCAATTATGATCAGTGCCACCAGCCATGTGGGCCCGATGGTAGCCATTTTTCTTCTCAGTGTCCTTTAGTTCTGTGTATGGAGGAACTATCTTCTTGATTTCTCTCTGAAGAGGTTTTGCCGCAGCAACCTCCTGTTTCTTTGAGCCGTTAAGATCCAACTCCTGTGCATTCATCAGTTCCCTCCAAGATTGACCACCCTTTTTCTCATCTTTCTTGACCTCTGTTGGACCATTCCTTCGCTTCATGTCCAAAGGAAGGACATCATTATCCATATGCTTCTTCTCAGTAGGTTTATCTGAATAGTTCTTCCTGCTTCTCTCGCCAACTTGACCAACGCAATCAGGAACAACATGAATATCTTTTGGCTTTATCTGAACTTCCTGCCTGCGGTCACGCCCTTCAGGTATGGATTTAGATTTCCTTTCAAGCACAGCATGCTTATCAACCTTGTGTCCATTGCGCCCTGATGCTTCAACCTCTACACCGTTAAATGAACCCTTCTTCAGAAGATCCTGATGAGAAAAAAAGAATCACAAGTAAATGACCGCACACATAATTAGTAAATGAGAATTAAAGTAGTTACTAAAAAGATTGGATGATACAATCCAGTAAGTTCACTAAAATATACCTTTTTATTTTGAGGTACACCAGATATCTTCCGTTCAATTTCCTTGATATTAAATGGGAGTGCAAATTCTTCAATAATGTCTTGCATCACTAGCAACTTCTCCTCTTTAGTAAATGACTTGTTCTGAAGCTTCTGAACAAACTGCCCACAGAATTGTTAAGTTAATCAGCATGGTGCAACAAAAGGGAGCAGCTCAAACACAAGAAGGGACAGCATGATATGTACCTCAGAGCTAACAAAAGGTTCAATGGAAGCCCCATATCTCTCTGTGAATACATGTCGGAGGTCACACAGTTCAGGCAAGTCAGGGTATCTAGCAGCAGCGAAAATCAGAGTTGATACAGGTTCCAAGGCTTCGTGAGGGCATTCACTGTAAATAGACCACCACCAATTAGTGACCAATCACAGAAGGAAATTCTGTAATCTTAATTGAATGCAAAAACTAGTAGGAGTATATGCTGATTTGCAGTTTACAGATCCTCTACAACTTTGGAAACTCCACACAAGAAGTTACAGAAAATAGCAAATGCTAAGTTGCTTGATTCGCTTAGTTATACTGAGTGAATTTGGTTCATTTTAGGTTTCAACCTGGAGGAGACATGTTCATGACGAAATTGGAGTATGGTTTGCATAGTGAAGAAAATAATTCGAAGCTATTGCTTAGTCATCGAATGAAACACATGGCATCTGCATTGCAGTCATCAAATGAAACACATGACAGCCAAAACAGACTAGTCAGGTGTTGCAGCATTGTTCCACATGTCCTTTGTTAACAATCTCATACAAATGGCAGGTACCTCTGTTTCTGCAGGATGTTGAGCTGCTTGGCTATGTACTCGCAATACTGCTCGATGACATCGTAGTTTGACGCCTGGTTCATCTCCACAATCAGTTCTTCCATCTGCATTCCAGGAGGAAATGTTCATACTCAACATTGCGCTGTTTGCGCCAAGCTAAATTCCTTTCTAAGAGCACTAGTTATTAGTGATAATTACTACTGAACAATGCAAGCTGGTGAGCTGAGTACGCAGTCTGTACCCGTCCGAAGGCGTGCGACTCAAGGCCGTTGGTGATGAGGTCGGCGACGTCCTTCCTGAGGAACTTGACCATGGCCTGCTTCTTCCGCCGCACCAGATCCAGCCGGGTCCGAGTGCATTTGATCGCGTGCTTGCTGCATCAGACGGCAGTAAAAAAATCAGCAATTAGAAGGAGAGGAAACACGGACATCGAATCAGAACAACTGCGATTCGAATCGAGGATGCAGCAGCTCGAGCAAGCAACAGAATCCCCAAAACGGTAGATTCCCAACCCAGCAGAGCTGGGAGACCAGCCATAGAATCAACAGCGGAGCTGGAACACATGTAAAGCAACAGCGACACGAATCAAGAAGCAGACGAGCACAGAAGATGGGGAAAAGTAGGCGAGTACGAAATTCAGCTAAGAAACTGAAAAATCAGCAAGGAAGCCAGCTTCAAGGGCTGAAGCTCCCGCGAACCGGAACCGAATCGGCAGAAAGTAAGGGATCCATGGCCGTACCATTTGTTGTGGAACTTGGAGTTGAGCAGGCTGTCAAACATCTTTCACCTCccctgccgccgcctcctcctccttccccctttccttgcctctctctctctctctcttcgcctCCCTCCGCTAGGAATAGCGGCAGGCGAGAGGACGGGGGTGGAGAGAGCAAGCGGCTGCTGGCAATGGTGGCCGTCAAGGCATGCGAGAGAGAGGAGAAATTGGGAGCAGGGAGATGGTGGGGTGGGGGGAAGTGGAggtggtggagaagaaagacCAACAAATCTATGTTAGCTAGCTGGTGCTGAACAGAGGCCAGGTGTCCCGGAAGCCTCTCCCTTCTGTTTGTTTGTCTACAAGATTTTGACTGGATTTTCTTTTCTTGAGAGGAAGAAAAGCTTCTAGATAGAGTCAGAGGAAGAAACTGATCTTGGAAATTTATTTATGCTCCTTTCAGTTACAATTGTCCATTTGTGGCGCAGTTACCATGTGATGATGTGTGAATGGTTGCATTGCATGGACTCGAGCCCATTTCATTTCAACTTCAAGTTGTGCAATGGAGAGGCAGACAAAAAGTTTCCTAGGAGACCTAACCTCCATGTGCAATTTGGACAAATTTAAAAAGCTTCTGCAGCCATGCTTGATGATTCACCATGGCCAAAATGACATTTAAATGTGCGGAAGGATGAAAAATTAGGGtttttcttttctctccggtATTTAAGGATGACTTCCTGTTTTGCTGCCTTCCCTTTTGGCAGATAAATTTACTCTCAGTTTGTCGGTGATTTCAACTTCAAAAAATATAGGCAAAAAAAATGAATATATAATGCATTTAAGCATGTACGTTTTGTACAGCACTCACCAGACTGGACCCCCACTCAGATTAAAATAAAGAGGTGCCTGCCAACAAACGGTTGTGCGTCACCACCAGCATATGTCCACTTTCAAGACTTCACATGTAATCCATGATAGGTGAAGAATCTTAATCGCGCTGATTACTCTTATTTAAGGCTGTCAGTGGTGCTAGTACATGTACATCGCATAGATTATAATCATAGTATTATCTCTCCACTCCACCAGACATAATGCTGACTAATCCTGCCGGCTCCAGTCATGAACCGGTTGATGGAAACATATCGTAATTGGTCCTGCTTTGTATGTCCTTGTTTTGTTTGTGCGTAGATGCTTCTAGGATCGCGATAGACATAAAAGCGTTTCTACTACGGAGTATATGTTTTACAACTATTGTATAACTATATACTACAAAAAGGGGAGAACAAATGGTTGGATGATCATGAAGGCAGTATTACGAATTCATCGAACAAAGGTTTTCAATCTCTATGTTATCGGCACTTCATATTATTTTTCCTTTCTATTGAAAAGCATCAAACACCTCCTTTCTGATCTCCTACGCCTCATTTTTCCCAATTTCCATGCCAACACTGAATGCCTCAAGTAGTGTGCTAGCAATGTTAACTCCTGTTTCCTTCAACATGTTCACATCCGATGTAGTAACCAAATGCAAATTTAAACTACACAATTGAAAAACTGAAAGAACTAAGCAACATGACCAAATTGTCTCACCATTTTGTCAAAAGGGGAGAAATTCTACCTCTTTCGCATTTTCTCGAACATGCTGGGGGCGTGGCCGACGTTGATACGAGCGTCGAGCACCATGGTCGGCGATGGATTGGGCAACGCTATCGGGGCGCCGGTGTCGAGAGGCTTGGGAGAGCCATGATGGCGATTGAGTGATGCGCCTGGAAGGGGCGGTAGCAGGGAGATTGGCAACGGGTGAGCGACAATACGCCGTCCTAAATCACCCCTTCCACCAACAACCGTGACTGATGGGTGAGCAGGAAATCCGACAGGGTTTTCGTGCGCCCAATTTCCAACGCTTCCAAAAATTACTTCCGGCCCAAAATGTATTTACTAGATCTACCCGTGCCGTTTTTCCCAAAAACTGGAAAGTAACTGTTATTTTTTCAGGCCCAAAGTTATGTGGATATGCTAGAGATCCTCTGAGGTTAGGGCATGTAGCGCAGCTTGGTAGCACGTTTGGTGTGGTCCGTTGCGTGGTAATTCTCGATTAAGCATCGACGTGTCATCATACTTAAGAGCTTATTTAATTCAAAGGATTTGTAAAAGATTttgtagggttcatacccataagAAGTTTTTCTACAGGAGtcatttgattcaaaggattgaaCCATTCAAAATTCCTATGAATTTCCTTCATACACTACAATTTCATAGGATTTCTAACAAAAGGTTAGATCTCTTGTAAAATTTTCTATATGTCTATGACAACTAGAATGTGCACTCGATCCCTCTATAAAATTTCTGCATTTTTCATGTGATGCAATCAAGCGTTTTTATAGGATTCACATGTCATGACATACCGTTTCTACGTTTTTCCTATTCCTTTGTTTTAAATTCCTTTAAATCAAACAGGCCCTAAAAATGGTAAAGGAAAATGCATGAATTTTTGGACAACTACAAAATCTCGAACTTTAGACGACAAATGCGGAATGAGCAGCAGATCATTAGATGGGATAGGCAGCGGCTTTCTTGACACTACATCTCATCTAAGCCAGTGTCCATTAAATCGACACTGTGCGTCATCAAGATTAGTTGGCAGAGGTACCAGATCTATTAGCCTCTCTGGGTCAGGCTGCAAATTAAGTAAAGtagagttgattaattggggtctcTGGACTGGCTAACCGAAGGAACCCTGTGAGTACACCTCCGGGTGACAGTCAGGCAGACAAGGGCGTCAGGAGTGTCGACGCTGCCACATGCTTTGCTGCCGCCGACCCATGCTCATGCATGCAGCTCATGACTTCCAGTGATGCTTTGCAGGAAAGGAAAAATGTGGAGCTTTTATTTTCTTCCAAAGAATTTCATTAGACTATTACTGTTTCCTCCTACTCATATTAGTTGACATTaatataaatgtatctagatatattttaattgTAAACACATCTACTTTAatagcaagtaatatgaatcggtaaGAGTATATGTTTTTCTCTTTTACATTGTCCGATTGTAAGATTATTCTTTTGAGTtcttaaaaaaatattatttgtttgaaagttttcaccaAAAATTAGGCTTCACTAAGGTCTGGTACCTGTAATTATTGAAATTGAATGGGCTTAACATTACTTTGTGTTCTCATAGTTCCGAAATGGTAAGAAAAGTTAAAATACGAGCATGTTTATGTTTTATAGCAAGAGTAAGTAATCGTTGTTGTTTCAAGGTTAATCTATTTATTCGTCTAGATAATATTTTTTTCTTGTTCACTCATAAATCTATTAATTAAGCTCGTGTTTGTATAATCAATTCGATCTCCCGAGCCAATCCGAGAATGCCTGCGAAAAAGTTGTTTAGATTTCCGGAAAGGTTTTTTAAATTTACGAAAAGGTTGTTTGAATTTGCGAAAGGTTTGCTTGAATTTATTGAAAAACCCCCAAAGCTTATTTGGATTCCTCGGAAACCCTCCTACATCACTATTTAACATTTCTTACCCTACTATAGGTTAAACTACCTGAGCATTGGGTTCAATGTAAGTAGAATCACTTAGCCGACATGCTTCATAAttggaaaaaaaaaagttgaagtACTTTTTATCCACTTAAACGCCTAACTATGATTGATTTTGCTACCTTTCATTTTGGTGAAGAAGTCACAAGACATAAATAAAAGTCAACTGACTCTTGTAAAGCCTTAGAATAGAAAGGAAATTACACACATGTCCTTGTGAAATGTCCTCTGTCTTTCTGAGGCACTCGCTAGCGGTGCACATTATGTAAACCTCATTGCTGCCTCTTGACCTTTGGACCGCGTTGCAACCACGAAAACGGTGTTGACGCGGCAACCGAGAAGTCGTTGCTCTGAGCTAGAAGATGGCGGCGATAATGATGTATGAAATAGAGCTTTGTCCcagagaagaaattgatgaaaagGGTTCGATGAGCACCCCGGATCTAGGCAGACAAATCCGTCGAGACCggacccactatctctgggacaaAGCCAAAGCAGGAGAAACCTCGTTGGTTGGAGAATAATCTTCTTTGAAAAAGGAACCTAGATCCACAGGTCCAGAAGAGCAACGGCCAACCGATTAATTACCCGCCTTTGTCAACACCATCGGGGGAGAAGAATCTACTTTGAAAAAGGAACATAGATCCACAAGTCCAAAAGAGCAACGGCCAACCGATTAATTACCTCCCCTCCTTAGCACCATCGGGGAAGAGAGCACCGTCG includes:
- the LOC124691232 gene encoding uncharacterized protein LOC124691232, translating into MFDSLLNSKFHNKCKHAIKCTRTRLDLVRRKKQAMVKFLRKDVADLITNGLESHAFGRMEELIVEMNQASNYDVIEQYCEYIAKQLNILQKQSECPHEALEPVSTLIFAAARYPDLPELCDLRHVFTERYGASIEPFVSSEFVQKLQNKSFTKEEKLLVMQDIIEEFALPFNIKEIERKISGVPQNKKDLLKKGSFNGVEVEASGRNGHKVDKHAVLERKSKSIPEGRDRRQEVQIKPKDIHVVPDCVGQVGERSRKNYSDKPTEKKHMDNDVLPLDMKRRNGPTEVKKDEKKGGQSWRELMNAQELDLNGSKKQEVAAAKPLQREIKKIVPPYTELKDTEKKNGYHRAHMAGGTDHNWGHADLGLKTLGLEKQGTESASTLNGNTANKVPPYSKPYRGMSEKPAEDDNIGLYNQTRHIGEFGQSVQDKQQMPEKKAVNMRPPYVKPNTNMKSAHENPTNETANGYKHNGSEATGHRRDGLAADDAPRPVSVRRRSTKPPVHGSPYNEVGSDEKIANQTPGGRTRRSAYDEAMNDENMANQTPGGRTRRSAYDEVTNDENAANQTHGGRTRRSSNRNGPGDDYERRKHSSRQNGSASGSDYQTEEDETDNAIDFGNLLPRAPSSHRKHRSRSAHPREGGSHDDEERMMDKLLRHYSKKGMEREEEHRTRTKSRTPRPRADHPADGNKERSSRDHPERAVSLPTESDSPVAKPKTPPPARSMSLQPDTTRGNVHPRMPDFDELAARISALKRA